In the Magnetospira sp. QH-2 genome, one interval contains:
- a CDS encoding caspase family protein, with product MKLSGLLCSLSVLALIGLGGPKASAADADAVAVIVGNGQYSHPDIPSVDFAHRDAQAMHRFVRDVLGFREENILLLTDASQAQMESTFGRQGNPRGKAYQYIRPDKSDLFVFYSGHGLPSQDQQRRYLLPTDADLATVDINGYPLDVLYDNLSQLGARSVTVMVDACFSGGSHRGPLIKGASGVKIIPKDEPNPTSSLTVLTAASADQLASWDEEAEHGLFTEYLLRALYGAADQKGHGNGDGQITLQEVKAYLDDEMRYKARRAYNREQVPTVIGAPDLVLVAAVDGTFAKRPDLPRSPQSLIGEPVLDPMDLEMESVTTSNVRAGPDLRSLRVGMLPKGTKVKVTGKVVDRPWFLVERQGDRMGYVYASLLREPVPEPILVEPPVVEPPAPTVETPDEAVEALEDRLKQLEAEMEYRSREGSMPEDPPPLPRYGDEMDFERLPPPPSRPGFNPPRRPPPGGQVAHRPPPRRPNGDKIRPLMRLRETLDEMAQILVRQNYIERVEVPVDCPGPDDGKCIAEGSSALFYGQITPLPRSCTLKVQATFEHDRLIRADGSRKGTYVRDRKVSLNLFNKNKVRDKTLTIKSQTEGQLLAVEHYLFGKARFIDKDDRDRFARLAREANRLCRTIPLIANRQNR from the coding sequence ATGAAACTGTCCGGCCTTCTTTGCTCTTTGTCCGTCCTGGCCCTGATCGGGTTGGGCGGCCCCAAGGCGTCCGCAGCCGATGCGGATGCCGTCGCGGTCATTGTCGGCAACGGTCAGTACAGCCACCCGGACATTCCGTCGGTGGATTTTGCCCATCGCGACGCCCAGGCCATGCACCGCTTCGTGCGCGACGTCCTGGGGTTCCGCGAGGAAAACATCTTATTGCTCACCGACGCCTCTCAGGCACAGATGGAATCCACCTTTGGGCGCCAGGGGAATCCGCGCGGCAAGGCCTATCAGTATATCCGCCCCGATAAATCCGATCTGTTCGTCTTTTACTCCGGCCATGGCCTGCCCAGTCAGGACCAGCAACGGCGCTACCTATTGCCTACCGATGCCGATTTGGCCACCGTCGATATCAACGGCTATCCCCTGGACGTGCTCTACGACAATCTATCGCAGTTGGGAGCCCGCTCGGTCACGGTGATGGTCGATGCCTGTTTCTCCGGCGGCAGCCATCGGGGTCCACTGATCAAGGGGGCGTCAGGGGTGAAGATCATTCCCAAGGATGAGCCAAACCCCACCTCCTCGCTGACCGTGCTCACCGCCGCCTCGGCCGACCAATTGGCCAGTTGGGACGAAGAGGCCGAGCATGGCCTGTTCACCGAATACCTGCTGCGCGCCCTTTATGGCGCCGCCGACCAAAAGGGTCACGGCAATGGCGACGGCCAGATAACCCTGCAAGAGGTCAAGGCCTACCTGGACGATGAAATGCGCTACAAAGCCCGCCGCGCCTATAACCGGGAACAGGTGCCGACGGTGATCGGAGCGCCGGATCTGGTGCTGGTGGCAGCAGTGGACGGCACCTTTGCCAAACGACCGGATTTGCCGCGCAGCCCGCAATCGCTCATCGGCGAGCCGGTGTTGGATCCCATGGACCTGGAGATGGAATCGGTGACCACCAGCAATGTGCGCGCCGGGCCGGACCTGCGGTCTTTGCGGGTGGGCATGCTGCCCAAGGGCACCAAGGTGAAAGTGACAGGCAAAGTCGTCGACCGACCCTGGTTCCTGGTGGAACGCCAGGGAGACCGCATGGGCTATGTCTATGCCTCATTGCTGCGCGAGCCGGTTCCGGAGCCGATCCTAGTTGAACCGCCGGTGGTCGAACCGCCCGCCCCAACCGTGGAAACCCCAGACGAGGCCGTGGAGGCTTTGGAAGACCGCCTCAAACAGCTGGAAGCGGAAATGGAATATCGAAGCCGCGAAGGATCGATGCCCGAGGATCCGCCGCCCCTGCCTCGATATGGGGATGAAATGGACTTCGAACGCCTCCCGCCACCGCCGTCCCGACCAGGTTTCAATCCGCCTCGACGCCCGCCGCCGGGAGGTCAGGTTGCCCACCGCCCGCCGCCCAGGCGCCCCAATGGCGACAAGATCCGCCCCTTGATGCGGTTGCGCGAGACCCTCGACGAGATGGCCCAGATCCTGGTGCGCCAGAACTATATCGAACGAGTCGAGGTTCCGGTGGATTGTCCCGGCCCCGACGATGGCAAGTGTATTGCCGAAGGCTCCAGCGCCTTGTTCTATGGCCAGATCACGCCCCTGCCCCGAAGCTGCACGCTCAAGGTTCAGGCGACCTTCGAGCATGACCGCCTGATCCGGGCCGATGGCAGCCGCAAAGGCACCTATGTGCGCGATCGCAAGGTCTCCCTCAATCTGTTCAACAAGAACAAAGTCCGTGACAAGACCCTGACCATCAAGTCGCAGACCGAAGGGCAGCTGTTGGCCGTGGAACACTACCTGTTCGGCAAGGCTCGCTTCATCGACAAGGATGACAGAGACCGCTTCGCCCGCCTGGCCCGAGAAGCAAACCGGCTGTGCCGCACCATTCCCCTGATCGCCAACCGGCAGAATCGCTAA
- a CDS encoding hemerythrin domain-containing protein, producing the protein MIPFEKLHRENHEISELAKVLVNLVEDREICDTAICSEIFQRYVDAVTNHFAMNGVHIYPVLLAGSEEEAPSIAKRFLEGEREIKRIFSKYAKKWWRNGLHVGDHGQFLDETREMVDLVWDRVVAESEHLYPAAKKASSN; encoded by the coding sequence ATGATACCGTTTGAGAAACTGCATCGGGAAAACCACGAGATCTCTGAGTTGGCGAAGGTGCTTGTAAACCTGGTGGAAGACCGGGAAATCTGCGACACCGCCATTTGTAGCGAGATTTTTCAGCGCTATGTGGATGCCGTCACCAACCACTTTGCCATGAATGGGGTTCATATCTATCCCGTGCTGCTCGCAGGTTCAGAAGAGGAGGCGCCGTCCATCGCCAAGCGGTTCCTCGAAGGCGAGCGGGAGATCAAACGGATTTTCAGCAAGTATGCGAAAAAGTGGTGGCGGAACGGATTGCATGTGGGCGACCACGGCCAGTTTCTCGATGAGACCAGGGAAATGGTCGATCTGGTGTGGGATCGGGTGGTGGCGGAATCCGAGCACCTTTACCCCGCCGCCAAGAAGGCCAGTTCGAACTGA
- a CDS encoding glycine zipper 2TM domain-containing protein, with translation MTLTKKLAALATAALIAAAPFTGAKADGFLQPGTLIGAAAGGLLGSQIGQGDGKLAATAAGTLLGAGFGYAISNEQIDPPRRTRAVAYRPAPRKVVVVERPRYVERVVIVEKSRPAKRVVVYKGKSKKAYRGRGWKRGWYRDRWDD, from the coding sequence ATGACCTTGACCAAGAAACTGGCCGCCCTGGCGACCGCCGCCCTGATCGCCGCCGCGCCGTTTACCGGTGCCAAGGCCGATGGATTCCTGCAGCCCGGTACCCTGATCGGGGCCGCCGCCGGGGGGCTGCTCGGCTCTCAGATCGGCCAGGGTGACGGCAAGTTGGCCGCCACCGCCGCCGGAACGTTGCTCGGCGCGGGCTTTGGCTACGCCATCAGCAATGAACAGATCGATCCGCCGAGACGGACCCGCGCGGTTGCCTATCGCCCTGCCCCGCGCAAAGTCGTGGTGGTCGAACGCCCGCGGTATGTGGAGCGCGTGGTGATTGTGGAAAAGTCTCGTCCGGCCAAGCGGGTGGTGGTTTATAAGGGCAAGTCGAAAAAGGCCTATCGGGGCCGCGGATGGAAGCGCGGATGGTATCGCGACCGCTGGGACGACTGA
- a CDS encoding lytic transglycosylase domain-containing protein translates to MTPTWIRNSLLLFALIGFWPGSAQAIVTPDRAEVKRMIIQEAARTRVPVALALALAKVESDFNPKARSKAGARGVMQIMPKTAKGEFDLSPNHLWDARTNIRTGLQFLEQLYDQYGGQWNLALSHYNGGTLPGYPGAARAHDFNKGYVRQVLKWHGVYLEQALIWREEQPVARSKADAERPRYQLEDDWSDERPARLVVERWQPPYEEESEEQVVEIIIEDDFDFDRPPPPPRFEARDRWDDDKERRFRRPPPRRGGRHHHRPPRHRF, encoded by the coding sequence ATGACCCCCACCTGGATCCGCAACAGTCTGTTGCTTTTCGCCCTCATCGGTTTCTGGCCGGGATCGGCCCAGGCCATCGTCACTCCCGACCGGGCCGAGGTTAAACGCATGATCATCCAAGAAGCCGCCCGGACCCGCGTACCGGTGGCTCTGGCCCTGGCCCTGGCCAAGGTGGAATCCGATTTCAATCCCAAGGCGCGCAGCAAGGCCGGCGCCCGGGGCGTCATGCAGATCATGCCCAAGACGGCCAAAGGCGAGTTCGACCTCAGCCCCAACCATCTGTGGGACGCCCGGACCAATATCCGCACGGGTCTGCAATTCCTCGAACAGCTCTATGATCAATACGGCGGCCAATGGAATCTGGCCCTGTCCCACTACAACGGCGGCACCCTGCCCGGTTACCCCGGCGCGGCACGGGCCCATGATTTCAACAAGGGCTATGTGCGCCAGGTTTTGAAGTGGCACGGAGTCTATCTCGAACAGGCGCTGATCTGGCGCGAGGAACAGCCCGTGGCGCGATCCAAGGCCGATGCCGAGCGCCCCCGCTATCAACTCGAAGACGACTGGTCCGACGAACGTCCGGCCCGCCTGGTGGTGGAACGCTGGCAGCCCCCCTATGAAGAGGAGTCGGAAGAGCAAGTGGTGGAGATCATCATCGAAGACGATTTTGACTTTGATCGTCCCCCGCCGCCGCCCCGTTTCGAGGCCCGCGACCGTTGGGACGACGATAAGGAGCGCCGCTTTCGACGCCCGCCACCGCGCCGGGGAGGACGCCATCACCACCGCCCGCCACGGCATCGGTTCTAG
- a CDS encoding DUF4384 domain-containing protein, which produces MSKYAVFAATTDGPVRIERITAEPAPQSMICLGRTSEVLSISGGYDDFVRPGSGVILREFGPDEEDAFRLDISGPISSGRSWQLAVFAAHALRAAENAELAPVEQADRVLWLTGTVDYDLNVGPVDHVPQKIEASRTLFAAWAERDIPVIAACAGAEDAEALRRAGLPGQVEVVALTTTTDLLARLPLGPTDLRKAKETKTVTRSRRPFPWGFVLGSLVVAGALAFLWHKPSIETDPGLPDTTPAAAIQLTSPRGENPTYHFGEKLDLKLTLGRDAWVNCFYHQADGSTLRILPNSRFPEAHLTGGRSYDLPGGNLFPFELEVAAPAGEEKITCYAADRKIDSDLSDGLDNQLQGLAGTQIHAATLSLSVRP; this is translated from the coding sequence GTGAGTAAATACGCCGTCTTCGCCGCCACCACCGACGGGCCGGTGCGCATCGAGCGCATCACCGCCGAACCGGCGCCGCAATCGATGATCTGTCTGGGGCGCACCTCCGAGGTGCTTTCCATCAGCGGCGGCTATGACGACTTCGTCCGTCCGGGCAGCGGCGTCATTCTGCGCGAATTCGGTCCCGATGAGGAAGACGCCTTCCGCCTTGATATCTCCGGCCCCATCTCGTCGGGGCGTTCTTGGCAATTGGCCGTCTTTGCCGCCCATGCGCTGCGCGCCGCCGAGAACGCCGAACTGGCACCGGTGGAACAGGCCGATCGGGTCCTGTGGCTGACCGGCACGGTGGATTATGACCTAAATGTCGGCCCGGTGGATCATGTGCCGCAAAAAATCGAGGCCAGCCGTACCTTGTTCGCGGCCTGGGCCGAGAGAGACATTCCGGTGATTGCCGCCTGCGCAGGGGCAGAGGATGCCGAAGCCCTGCGCCGAGCCGGTCTTCCAGGACAGGTGGAGGTCGTGGCATTGACCACCACCACCGACCTGCTCGCCCGTCTGCCCCTGGGCCCCACGGATCTGCGCAAAGCCAAGGAGACGAAGACCGTCACGCGGTCTCGGCGGCCATTTCCCTGGGGCTTTGTCCTGGGTAGTTTGGTGGTGGCCGGGGCCCTGGCCTTCCTCTGGCACAAGCCGTCCATCGAAACGGATCCGGGTCTCCCGGACACGACCCCGGCGGCGGCCATCCAATTGACCAGCCCACGCGGCGAAAATCCCACCTATCATTTCGGCGAGAAGCTGGATCTAAAGTTAACCCTGGGCCGCGATGCCTGGGTGAACTGTTTCTATCATCAAGCCGATGGCAGCACCCTGCGCATTCTGCCCAACAGCCGTTTCCCCGAGGCCCATTTGACCGGCGGACGATCCTATGACCTGCCCGGCGGCAACCTGTTTCCGTTCGAGCTGGAAGTGGCCGCCCCGGCGGGCGAGGAGAAAATCACCTGCTATGCCGCCGATCGCAAAATCGATTCGGATCTGTCCGACGGCCTAGATAATCAGCTACAAGGCCTGGCCGGAACGCAAATCCATGCCGCAACATTGAGTCTTTCGGTACGCCCCTAA
- a CDS encoding bifunctional aldolase/short-chain dehydrogenase encodes MHNLWSETESHAAIARYGADGINEDWALRTYTTRLLGSVPELVLHGGGNTSVKTSLPDLTGDTTEVLCVKGSGWDMGTIEPAGLPAVRLEPLLKLQDVDSLTDEEMVNLQRTSLMDASAPNPSVETLLHAFIPHKFIDHTHANAVVALTDQPDGEARARDLYGDRMAIVPYVMPGFYLARDGYRAYLDKPDAEGLILVKHGIFTFGATAREAYDRMIELVSVAEDVLAKAGPKVYPSASVASSVATVAQVAPILRGLVAEDQGDDHEPKRLLLDFRTSAAIRAFVDGADLSDYSQRGTVTPDHVIRTKPKPLVLPCPEAGKLDAFAKGAKAALAAYQADYQAYFERNNARLGGIKTPLDPMPRIALVPGLGLFGMDKSRGAAAIAADLAETNIDVITAAEGLGTYDPIPEADQFDLEYWSLEQAKLGKGSEKALARQVCLVTGGGSGIGAATARAFAAQGCEVVVLDRDEPTAQAMAEAVKGLGIGCDVTDKMAVTAAIAQVCETYGGLDIVVSNAGAAWQGRIGEVDEETLRQSFELNFWGHHTICQEAVRVMTAQSTGGCLLFNTSKQALNPGKNFGPYGLPKAATLFLMKQYALDHGRDGIRANAVNADRIRSGLLTDDFIAQRSVARGVSEHDYMAGNLLGREVTAEDVAQAFVDLAKSRKTTAAVMTVDGGNIEASVR; translated from the coding sequence ATGCATAACCTTTGGTCCGAAACCGAATCTCATGCCGCCATTGCCCGGTACGGTGCCGATGGAATCAACGAGGATTGGGCCCTGCGCACCTATACCACCCGGCTGCTCGGATCGGTGCCCGAGTTGGTGTTGCATGGCGGCGGCAATACCTCGGTCAAGACCAGCCTCCCGGATCTGACCGGCGACACGACCGAGGTGCTCTGCGTCAAGGGATCGGGCTGGGACATGGGAACCATCGAACCGGCGGGACTGCCCGCCGTGCGCCTGGAACCGCTGCTCAAGCTGCAAGACGTGGACAGCCTGACCGATGAGGAAATGGTCAACTTGCAACGCACCAGCCTGATGGATGCCAGCGCGCCCAATCCGTCGGTGGAGACCCTGCTGCATGCCTTCATCCCGCACAAGTTCATCGATCATACCCATGCCAATGCGGTGGTCGCCCTGACCGATCAACCGGACGGCGAGGCCCGGGCCCGCGACCTCTATGGCGACCGCATGGCCATCGTGCCCTATGTGATGCCCGGCTTTTATCTGGCCCGGGACGGCTACCGGGCCTATCTGGACAAGCCCGACGCCGAGGGACTGATCCTGGTCAAGCATGGCATCTTCACCTTCGGCGCCACGGCCCGCGAAGCCTATGACCGGATGATCGAGCTGGTCTCCGTCGCCGAGGATGTCCTGGCCAAGGCCGGGCCGAAAGTTTATCCATCAGCATCGGTGGCGTCGTCGGTGGCGACGGTGGCCCAGGTGGCCCCAATCCTGCGCGGGCTGGTGGCCGAGGATCAGGGTGACGACCATGAGCCCAAACGACTGCTGCTGGACTTCCGCACCTCCGCCGCCATCCGGGCCTTCGTGGATGGCGCAGATCTGAGCGACTATAGCCAGCGGGGCACCGTGACCCCGGACCATGTGATTCGCACCAAGCCCAAACCCTTGGTGCTTCCCTGTCCCGAAGCGGGCAAACTGGACGCATTCGCCAAGGGCGCGAAAGCGGCACTGGCAGCCTATCAGGCCGACTATCAGGCCTATTTCGAGCGCAACAATGCCCGGCTCGGCGGCATCAAAACGCCATTGGACCCGATGCCGCGCATCGCCTTGGTGCCGGGGCTGGGACTGTTCGGCATGGATAAGTCCCGCGGCGCGGCTGCCATCGCCGCCGATCTGGCCGAGACCAATATCGACGTGATTACCGCCGCCGAGGGGTTGGGCACCTATGACCCGATCCCCGAGGCTGACCAGTTCGACCTGGAATACTGGTCCCTGGAACAGGCCAAGCTGGGCAAGGGCTCCGAGAAAGCCCTGGCCCGTCAGGTCTGTTTGGTCACCGGCGGCGGATCGGGCATCGGCGCCGCCACCGCCCGGGCCTTCGCCGCCCAGGGCTGCGAGGTGGTGGTGCTGGACCGCGACGAACCCACCGCCCAGGCCATGGCCGAGGCCGTGAAGGGATTGGGCATCGGCTGTGACGTCACCGACAAAATGGCCGTGACCGCCGCCATCGCCCAGGTCTGCGAGACCTATGGCGGATTGGACATCGTCGTGTCCAATGCCGGCGCCGCCTGGCAGGGCCGCATCGGCGAGGTGGATGAGGAAACCCTGCGCCAGAGCTTCGAATTGAATTTCTGGGGACACCACACAATTTGCCAGGAAGCCGTTCGAGTAATGACCGCACAAAGCACCGGCGGCTGTCTGTTGTTCAATACTTCCAAACAGGCGCTCAATCCGGGCAAGAACTTCGGTCCCTACGGCCTACCCAAAGCCGCCACCTTGTTCTTGATGAAGCAATATGCCTTGGACCACGGGCGCGACGGCATTCGGGCCAATGCCGTTAATGCCGACCGCATCCGCTCCGGCCTGCTAACCGATGACTTCATCGCCCAGCGATCCGTGGCCCGGGGGGTGAGCGAGCACGACTACATGGCGGGCAACCTGCTGGGGCGCGAGGTCACCGCCGAGGACGTGGCCCAGGCCTTTGTGGATCTGGCCAAATCGCGCAAGACCACGGCGGCGGTGATGACCGTCGACGGCGGCAATATCGAAGCCTCGGTCCGATGA
- a CDS encoding class II aldolase/adducin family protein — protein sequence MNHDHTDAARTVIHTALAMNAQGLNRGSAGNVSLRLGDGFLVTPSGMAYPDLLPEDVVWVGLDGRWDRHGRKPSSEWQFHQAIYAARPEINAVVHTHSSFASTLAVLERDIPPFHYMVAAAGGRDIRCAPYATTGSPELAETTVTALAGRRACLLAHHGLIACGPDAERALDLAAEVEDLAKIYVQALAIAEPPRLEDAEMTRMQEIFKAYGANAQD from the coding sequence ATGAACCACGATCATACCGACGCCGCGCGGACGGTCATCCATACCGCCCTGGCCATGAACGCCCAAGGGCTCAATCGCGGTAGCGCGGGCAATGTATCGCTGCGCCTGGGGGACGGATTCCTGGTCACGCCGTCGGGCATGGCCTACCCAGACCTGCTGCCCGAAGACGTGGTCTGGGTCGGTTTGGACGGCAGATGGGATCGCCATGGCCGCAAACCCTCCAGCGAATGGCAGTTTCATCAAGCGATCTACGCGGCCCGACCGGAGATCAACGCCGTGGTCCATACCCATTCCAGTTTCGCCTCTACCCTGGCGGTGCTGGAACGGGACATTCCACCGTTCCATTACATGGTCGCCGCCGCCGGGGGCCGGGATATCCGCTGTGCTCCCTATGCCACCACAGGCAGCCCCGAGTTGGCCGAGACCACCGTTACGGCGCTGGCGGGTCGGCGGGCCTGTCTGCTGGCCCATCATGGCCTGATCGCCTGCGGCCCCGATGCCGAGCGTGCCCTGGACCTAGCCGCCGAAGTGGAAGACTTGGCCAAGATCTATGTGCAGGCCCTGGCCATCGCCGAGCCACCCCGGCTCGAAGACGCCGAAATGACCCGCATGCAAGAGATCTTCAAGGCCTATGGGGCCAACGCGCAGGATTGA
- a CDS encoding tetratricopeptide repeat protein codes for MLDSIIKFLTENRDTLIVGILLALLAWFLARYFMPKGKGDGPQINYTTNVIVTPELLDRLIQAIEAKKDAEPRLDTTENDLISKEEEIRGLKKALETALNADQNQVSVADIIQDAEQGKTDAAEQALEALLAAKESEGRGSLSEASQAALQIGVLAYHHDSQKALRAFTKATALDEDHAEAWNYLGLIHHRLGNLDLAVAAYERVLVLGNRNRDKAVQAVAICNLGTIELTRGNLDQAMAYHQQALSLNKTLDRKHGMADDYGNMGVVEQTRGNLDQAMAYHQQALAIDEALGNKEGMANQYGNMGNVEQTRGNLDQAMTYIQQALSLNKTLGSKQGMAADYHNMGVVEQTRGNLDQAMAYHQQALALHEALGSKQGMANDHGNMGVVEQTRGNLDRAMAYHQQALSLDKALGRKQGMANQYGNMGNVELTRGNLDQTMIYYQQALALHEALGNKQGMANDYGNMGVVEQTRGNLDQAMDHYRQALSLNKTLGRKQSMAIQYGNMGTVKKTRGNLDQAMDHYQQALSLNKTLGRKQGMAAAYGRMGIVEKQRGDTATARAHWQKALDLYRQVGMQPEIEKVEGLLAGLDKAD; via the coding sequence ATGCTGGATTCGATCATCAAATTTCTGACCGAGAACCGGGATACCTTGATCGTTGGGATCCTGTTGGCGCTGCTGGCCTGGTTCCTGGCCCGATACTTCATGCCCAAAGGCAAGGGCGATGGCCCACAGATCAACTACACAACCAATGTCATTGTAACGCCAGAATTGCTTGATCGGTTGATCCAGGCCATCGAGGCGAAGAAGGATGCCGAGCCCAGGCTTGATACCACTGAAAATGACCTCATCAGCAAGGAAGAGGAAATCCGCGGCCTCAAGAAGGCCTTGGAAACGGCCCTAAACGCTGACCAGAACCAAGTTTCCGTTGCCGACATCATCCAGGACGCGGAACAGGGCAAGACCGACGCCGCCGAACAGGCTCTGGAAGCCCTGCTGGCCGCCAAGGAGTCCGAAGGCCGGGGCAGCCTGTCCGAAGCCTCCCAGGCGGCCTTACAGATCGGCGTCCTGGCCTATCACCATGACAGTCAAAAGGCCCTGCGCGCCTTCACCAAGGCGACGGCCCTGGACGAGGACCATGCTGAGGCCTGGAATTATTTGGGTCTTATTCACCATCGTCTGGGCAATCTGGATCTTGCCGTCGCCGCCTATGAGCGGGTCCTGGTCCTGGGCAACCGCAACAGGGACAAGGCGGTGCAGGCCGTGGCCATCTGCAACCTGGGCACCATCGAACTAACACGCGGGAACCTGGACCAGGCCATGGCCTATCACCAACAGGCTCTGAGCCTCAATAAGACACTGGACCGCAAGCATGGCATGGCCGACGACTACGGCAACATGGGCGTCGTGGAACAAACACGCGGGAACCTGGACCAGGCCATGGCCTATCACCAACAGGCCTTGGCCATCGATGAGGCGCTGGGCAACAAGGAAGGCATGGCCAACCAATACGGCAACATGGGCAACGTGGAACAAACACGCGGCAACCTGGACCAGGCCATGACCTATATCCAACAGGCTCTGAGCCTCAATAAGACACTGGGCAGCAAGCAAGGCATGGCCGCTGACTACCACAACATGGGCGTCGTGGAACAAACACGCGGGAACCTGGACCAGGCCATGGCCTATCACCAACAGGCCCTGGCCCTCCATGAGGCGCTGGGCAGCAAGCAAGGAATGGCCAACGACCACGGCAACATGGGCGTCGTGGAACAAACACGCGGCAACCTGGACCGGGCCATGGCCTATCACCAACAGGCCCTGAGCCTTGATAAGGCACTGGGCCGCAAGCAAGGCATGGCCAACCAATACGGCAACATGGGCAACGTGGAACTAACACGCGGCAACCTGGACCAGACCATGATCTATTACCAACAGGCCCTGGCCCTCCATGAGGCGCTGGGCAACAAGCAAGGCATGGCCAACGATTACGGCAACATGGGCGTCGTGGAACAAACACGCGGCAACCTGGACCAGGCCATGGACCACTACCGACAGGCCCTGAGCCTCAATAAGACACTGGGCCGCAAGCAAAGCATGGCCATCCAGTACGGCAACATGGGCACCGTAAAAAAAACACGCGGCAACCTGGACCAGGCCATGGACCACTACCAACAGGCCCTGAGCCTCAATAAGACACTGGGCCGCAAGCAAGGCATGGCCGCCGCCTACGGCAGAATGGGTATCGTGGAAAAACAACGCGGCGACACAGCGACCGCCCGCGCCCATTGGCAAAAGGCCCTGGACCTGTACCGGCAGGTGGGCATGCAGCCGGAGATCGAGAAAGTGGAAGGCTTGCTGGCCGGGTTGGACAAAGCGGATTAG